Proteins from a single region of Sneathiella aquimaris:
- the xdhA gene encoding xanthine dehydrogenase small subunit codes for MRHKIRFVHNGQVRELEDCDPTQSVLNFLRYEDALTGTKEGCAEGDCGACTVVLGDLQKDGSVRYQAVNACIQFMPMLDGKELLTIEDLKSPDGDLHPVQDAMVKNNATQCGFCTPGFVMSIFAERQGRNSKDAADINDVLAGNLCRCTGYGTIIQAAKDAADHPDTTPLDPIDRQSADHLRKLKNDPSLGYQWNDRRYFAPKTKKELTVLLEDHPNAVLLSGSTDVGLWVTKLHKELKTIIYLGQIEELQQIKITETDLTIGAGVTYSEAWPVLSEHFEDLGELVRRIASTQIRNSGTIGGNIANGSPIGDMPPALIALNATLTLQSAAGRRDIALEDFFIEYGKQDLREGEFVEEVSIPLSAKENHFRNYKISKRFDQDISAVCGAFYLSLKGDTVEDVRICYGGMAGTPLRASLAEAELRGKVWRQETVQQAMALMTQDYQPMSDMRASSEYRMMAAQNLLQKFFVETTAPEVQTRLVGKGGLSHA; via the coding sequence ATGCGTCATAAAATCAGGTTCGTCCATAATGGACAGGTTAGAGAGTTGGAAGATTGCGACCCAACACAATCAGTCTTGAATTTTTTACGATATGAAGATGCTCTCACAGGAACAAAAGAAGGCTGCGCAGAAGGCGACTGCGGCGCCTGCACTGTTGTCCTGGGAGACCTTCAAAAAGATGGATCCGTTCGCTATCAGGCCGTCAATGCGTGCATTCAGTTTATGCCGATGCTGGACGGCAAAGAACTTTTGACGATTGAGGATTTGAAATCACCTGATGGTGATCTTCATCCCGTTCAAGACGCGATGGTAAAAAACAATGCAACTCAATGCGGTTTCTGCACCCCCGGATTTGTTATGTCGATCTTTGCGGAACGGCAAGGCCGGAACTCTAAGGATGCCGCGGACATCAATGATGTTCTGGCTGGCAACTTATGTCGCTGCACCGGGTATGGTACGATCATTCAGGCCGCTAAAGACGCCGCGGACCATCCCGACACTACACCGCTTGATCCTATTGATAGACAATCAGCAGACCATCTTCGAAAGCTGAAGAATGATCCATCTCTTGGCTATCAATGGAATGATCGCCGGTATTTTGCGCCAAAAACCAAAAAAGAACTTACCGTATTGCTGGAGGATCATCCAAACGCTGTTCTTTTATCTGGCTCCACAGATGTTGGGCTATGGGTTACCAAACTGCATAAAGAATTAAAGACAATCATTTATCTGGGCCAAATTGAAGAACTGCAACAGATAAAAATCACCGAAACGGATCTCACCATTGGCGCCGGCGTTACCTACTCTGAGGCATGGCCAGTTTTATCCGAACATTTTGAAGATCTCGGCGAATTGGTGAGGCGCATAGCCTCCACGCAGATCCGCAATTCAGGCACCATTGGCGGTAACATTGCCAATGGCTCCCCAATTGGCGACATGCCGCCAGCCCTGATCGCGTTAAACGCGACATTGACGCTGCAAAGCGCTGCGGGACGCCGGGATATTGCACTGGAAGATTTTTTTATTGAATATGGAAAGCAGGACCTTCGAGAAGGCGAATTCGTCGAAGAGGTCAGCATTCCGTTGTCGGCAAAAGAAAACCACTTCAGGAACTACAAAATATCAAAACGGTTTGATCAGGACATTTCCGCCGTTTGCGGCGCATTTTACCTGTCCCTGAAAGGCGACACCGTTGAGGATGTTCGTATTTGTTACGGCGGAATGGCGGGCACGCCTTTACGGGCATCTCTGGCAGAGGCGGAACTGCGCGGAAAAGTGTGGAGACAGGAAACCGTTCAGCAGGCTATGGCACTGATGACACAGGACTATCAGCCAATGTCAGATATGCGGGCAAGTAGTGAGTATCGGATGATGGCTGCACAAAACCTGCTACAGAAGTTCTTTGTCGAAACGACAGCCCCCGAGGTTCAGACAAGGCTTGTCGGCAAGGGAGGATTGAGCCATGCGTAA
- a CDS encoding uracil-xanthine permease family protein, giving the protein MSEISQSGKTGSFNSEALRDPNYTPPLGTAIPLGIQHVLAMFAGNVTVPIIIAGAAGLAGGDKVFLIQVAMLVAGLATLLQTVGAGPIGARLPIMQGTSFAFLPVMIPIAASVKGTDALAVIFGATIVGGIFHFFLGTFIGRFRGILPPLVTGLVVATIGLSLLPIGVEYVGGGKFAKFVTKDFGAWYHLVLGCSVIVIILGVKFMTKGMTSASAILIGLVAGYLLAIPMGMVKFSGISDAAWFAFPEPLKFGLKFETAAIIGMCLMAIVSAIETVGDISGITKGGAGREATDKEIAGGTMADGLGTAIGGLFGSMPNTSYSQNVGVVSLTGVMSRHVVTIGAIFLLVAAFVPKVGAIVSAMPYAVLGGGAVVMFGMIAGAGINLLSDVKMNRRNMVIIAVSLSVGLGLKAEPDVVGIFPDWAKMMLTSGLFPVAFLSILLNSILPQEKD; this is encoded by the coding sequence AATCGGGGAAAACCGGCAGCTTCAACAGTGAAGCCCTCCGCGATCCCAATTACACACCACCATTGGGGACCGCAATCCCCCTTGGCATCCAACATGTACTGGCAATGTTTGCCGGTAACGTTACTGTTCCAATCATCATTGCCGGGGCAGCAGGCCTTGCCGGGGGCGACAAGGTTTTCCTGATTCAGGTTGCAATGCTGGTCGCCGGTCTTGCCACCCTTTTACAAACAGTTGGCGCAGGACCCATCGGTGCCCGCTTGCCGATTATGCAGGGAACCAGCTTTGCCTTTTTGCCTGTCATGATACCGATTGCGGCATCTGTAAAAGGAACAGACGCCCTGGCCGTCATCTTCGGAGCAACGATCGTCGGCGGTATTTTCCACTTTTTCCTTGGCACCTTCATCGGTCGTTTTCGCGGTATCCTGCCGCCACTTGTAACAGGCCTTGTTGTCGCGACAATCGGCCTGTCCCTGCTCCCGATCGGCGTCGAATATGTGGGCGGCGGTAAATTTGCCAAGTTTGTCACCAAAGATTTTGGTGCCTGGTATCATCTCGTTCTCGGGTGCTCTGTGATTGTCATTATTCTAGGTGTGAAATTCATGACCAAAGGAATGACGTCGGCATCAGCAATCCTGATTGGCCTTGTGGCCGGTTATCTGCTTGCGATCCCAATGGGTATGGTAAAATTCAGCGGCATTTCGGATGCAGCCTGGTTTGCCTTTCCCGAACCCCTCAAATTTGGACTGAAATTTGAAACTGCGGCCATTATCGGGATGTGCCTGATGGCCATCGTATCGGCTATTGAAACAGTGGGCGATATATCCGGGATCACAAAAGGCGGCGCTGGCCGGGAAGCAACCGATAAGGAAATCGCTGGCGGCACTATGGCTGACGGCCTTGGCACGGCGATTGGCGGTCTTTTCGGTTCCATGCCCAACACGTCCTACAGTCAGAATGTGGGTGTCGTATCTCTGACCGGTGTCATGAGCCGGCATGTTGTCACCATAGGTGCCATCTTCCTTCTGGTTGCAGCGTTTGTACCGAAAGTCGGCGCCATTGTATCCGCGATGCCATATGCCGTTCTGGGCGGTGGCGCCGTGGTCATGTTTGGGATGATTGCCGGTGCAGGCATCAATCTGCTCAGTGATGTAAAAATGAACCGCCGTAACATGGTTATCATTGCGGTTTCCCTAAGCGTTGGCCTAGGCTTGAAAGCCGAGCCTGATGTGGTTGGCATATTCCCGGACTGGGCAAAAATGATGCTGACTTCAGGCTTATTTCCTGTCGCATTCCTGTCTATCTTGCTGAACTCGATTTTGCCGCAAGAAAAAGACTGA